The segment ATGGCTGCGAGGTCTTCGTCAGCAAGCCCATGCCGGAAGGGCCGCTCGGCGAGCTGACCTCGCGCTTTCGCGTAGCCGTTGGACACCCCGAACGACCGACGACGGCCGACGAGCTCGCGCTCGCGTGTCGCTCGGCGCGCGCAGTCGTGGCGATGCTCACCGATCGCATCGACGCCGCATTTCTTGGTCGTGCGACCAATCTAAAAATCGTGTCCAACTTCGCGGTCGGCGTGAACAACATCGATCTCGAGGCCTGTCGTGCGCGCGGGCTCTGGGTCACCAACACGCCGGACGTGCTCACCGACGCGACCGCCGATCTGACGATGGCCTTGCTGCTCGCGTGCGCGCGGCGGCTGCCGCAGACCGAGGCCGAGCTCCGCGCGAATCGCTGGCAGGGCTGGGCGCCGCTGCACGGCTGGGCGCTGCCATACGGCAAGCTGGCCATCATCGGCCTGGGGCGAATCGGGAAGGCCGTGGCGAAGCGCGCTCAGGCCTTCGGCATCGAGGTGCGGCACTCCTCGCCGGATGCGAAGTCAGGCGATGCGATGGGTGTCCAGGGCATGCCGCTCGACGAGCTGCTCGCGTGGGCCGATGTGGTGAGCGTGCATTGTCCGCTCACGGCCGAGACGCAGCATCTGCTCGACCGCACGCGGCTCGCCACGATGCGGCCCGGCGCGATCTTGCTCAATACGTCGCGCGGGCCCGTCGTCGATGAGGAGGCCGTGGCGGAGGCTCTCGAGAGCGGCCGGCTCGGCGCCGTGGGACTCGACGTCTTCGAGCGCGAGCCAGTCGTGCATCCGCGATTGCTTGCGGCGCCGAATGCGCTCCTCTTGCCGCACGTGGGATCGGCGACGGAGCAAGCGAGGACGGCAATGGCGTCGCTCGCGGCCGGAGCCGTCGTCGACGTGCTGGAGGGCAGGGGGCCGAAGCATCCCGTCGTGAAGCCGGGCTGAACCAGGAACCAGGAACCAGGAACTGATTTTCGGGTAAGGTGCGCCGCGATGTATGCAGACCTGCACTGCCATCTCCTCTGGGGCATCGACGACGGCGCCAAGACGCCCGAGGAGTCGCTCGAGATGGCGCGCACCCTGGTGAAGCTCGGCTTCGACGCTGTCGCGCCCAGCCCGCACGCGCGCCCCGAATATCCTGCCGCTGGCCCGGTCGCCGAGCGGCGCGGCGAGCTCCAGGCCCTCCTCGAGCGCGAGCGCGTGCCGCTCAAGCTCCATCCCGGCGCCGAGCACCTCTTCGACGAAGCTTTCATGCAGCGCGCCATCACCCCCGAGCGCCGGAGCATCAACGACAACCGCTACGTGCTCGTCGAGGCGCCGTACGTGGGCTCGATCCCTGGGTTGGCGGACCTCATCTTCAAGCTCAAGCTCAAGGGCGTCACCGCCGTCATCGCCCACCCGGAGCGCTGCGCGCAGTTCGAGACCCGCGGCCAGGCCCAGGAGGCCGCGCGCGTGGGCGCCGTGCTCCAGCTCGACATCGGCGCGCTCACCGGCCGCTATGGGAAGACCGCGCGCAAGCTGGCGTTGCAGTTCCTGGCGCAGGGTCTCTACGGGATCGGCGCCACCGACTTGCACTCACCCGTGGGTGCCGAGGACTGGGTTGGCCGCTCGCTGCTCGAGCTCGAGCGCGAGGTGGGCAAGCAGGGCGTCGCGCGCATGATGGACCGCAACCCGCACCGCATCCTGGCCGGAGAGGAGCTGGAGCAACGTGAGTAAGTTCCTCAAGGCCGCCGCCGGGCTCCTGGTCAGCGCCTTCTTCGTGTGGCTCACGCTGCACAAGAAGAGCCACGAGGAGCTGGTCGCCATCTGGGATGCGATTGTGAGCGTGCCCAAGGGCTCGCTGCTGCTCTACCTGCTGTGCCTGCTGACCGTGCACCTCGCGCGCACCGTGCGCTGGGGCATCCTCGTGGAGCCGCTCGATCCCGACATCGGCTTCAAGCGGCTGAATGCGGTCTCCGCCGTGGGCTTCATGCTGCTCATCACCTTGCCGTTCCGACTCGGCGAGGTCGCGCGGCCCGCGCTGCTCGCGGACAAGAAGAAGATCACCATCTCCAACTCGCTGGCCTCGATCGTGGTCGAGCGCGTGGTGGACGGCCTCACCATGACCGTGCTGCTCCTGGTGACGCTGCTGTTCGTCCACAGCGACAGCCCCGAGCTCGCGCGCGTGCGCCTGGGCGGCTGGGCCTTCTTCTCGGCGTTCGGCGGCGGCGGGCTCTTCCTGCTCTTTGCAGCCTGGAAGCCGAAGCTCGCCACGAGCATCGTCCACGCGGTGGGCGACCGCATCAGCCCCAAGCTGACGCTCAAGGCCGTCGCGCTCATCGACGCCTTCATCACCGGGCTCAAGGCCGTGCCCAGCACGAGCAAGATCGTGCTCTTCGTGGTGCTCACGGCGTTCTACTGGGGCCTGAACGGCTTTGGCCTGTACGTGCTCGCACACGGCTTCGGCCTCGAGCTCTCCGTGCTGGGCGCGTACACCACGCTCGCGGTGCTCACCGTGGGCGTGATGATTCCCGCGGGCCCGGGCATGGCCGGCATCTTCCAGTACTTCACCGAGCTCGGGCTCAAGCTGTTCTTGCCGCTGAGCGTGGTGGCCGTGGCGGGCAGCGCGTTCTCCAACGTCGTCTGGGGCATGCAGTTCGGCCAGCAGGTGGTGCTCGGGCTCATCTTCATGGCGCTCGGGCACATCTCGCCCTCGCAGGCGCTGCACGCGGGCGACGAGCCGCCGCCCGAGGTGAGCGCAGGGGTCTCGCCGCAATGATCGACCGCGCCGCCGTCGAAGCCCGGATTCGCGCCCTGCAGGACTCGATCTGCGCCGCGCTCGAGAAGGCCGACGGCCAGGGCCGCTTCCGCGAGGACCTCTGGGAGCGTCCCGGCGGCGGCGGCGGCCGCACCCGCGTGATGACCGACGGCGCCATCTTCGAGAAGGGCGGGGTGAACTTCTCGGCCGTCCACGGCGAGCTGCCCGACTCGCTCGCGAGCAAGATGCCGCCCGGGCCGAAGCAGTTCTTCGCCACCGGTGTCTCGCTGGTGCTGCATCCCAAGAACCCGCGAATCCCCACGACGCACGCCAACTTCCGCTACTTCGAGCGCGGCGAGACGTTCTGGTTCGGCGGCGGCGCGGACCTCACGCCGTACTACCCGGTGCTCGAGGACGCGCAGCACTTCCACCGCACGCTCAAGGCCGCCTGCGACGTGCACGACGCGACCTACTACCCGCGCTTCAAGGCCTGGTGCGACGAGTACTTCTTCCTCAAGCACCGCAGCGAGACGCGCGGCGTGGGCGGCATCTTCTTCGACAACCTCACCGGCGATCGCGACGCGCTCTTCCGCTTCGTCTCCGACGCGGGCGAGGCGTTCATCCCCGCGTACCTGCCCATCGTGGAGCGGCGCAAGAACGACGCGTACGGCGAGCGCGAGCGGAACTTCCAGCTCCAGCGCCGCGGCCGCTACGTCGAGTTCAACCTGGTGTACGACCGGGGCACGCTCTTCGGCCTGGAGACGCAGGGCCGCATCGAGAGCATCTTGATGTCGCTGCCGCCGCTGGTGCGCTGGGACTACGACGCGCGCCCGCAGCCTGGCAGCGAAGAAGCGCGGCTGTTGGACTTCCTCAAGCCGCGCGACTGGCTCAACGAGAAGTGACTAAGCCTGCTCTTCGAGCCAGCGGAGGATGGCGGCCTTCACGTCGGCGCCTTCCTTGAGCCAGCCCACCTCCACCGGCTTCGGCGCAGGCAGGGGCTCGAACTCGAAGTCGAAGCGCAGCTCGTCGTCGATGGGCGGGAGCAGGCGCGACCGGGTCGGCGCCTGCACCTCGATCACCGCCGCCGCTGAGCGCGCGCTCTTCACGGCATCACCTTGGCGTCGGTGTCGTCGTTCTCGGCGTACTTGCTGAGCAGGTCGTCGACGGCCTCGCGCAGATACTCGCTCTGGTTCACGCGCGTGCGCGCGGCCAGCTTGCGCAGCTTCTCCGCGTGCTCCGCCGGGACCAGCACGTGCGTGGCGACCTCGGGCTTCTCTTGCTCGTCCATGGGGCTCCTCCGGAACAGCGTGCTACAGGGCTGTGGTGGAAGGGTCACCCGGGTCGGATCGCGCGTCAAAAATTTGGCCGAGAACTTTTTGGTTTCAATTCGATCGACGCTCGAAATCCCCAGGCGCGGCGATCGTTTGGGTCGAATTTCTAGGGCGTGGGCGCCGGCGGCCTGGTGTGCGCGTCGAGCGAGTGCGCGACCCGCCGGCCGTGCTTGTCGAGCACGTACACCACCGCCACGCTCTGGCCGGGCTTGAGCTGCGCCAGGCCCGCCGGCTTGCCGTCGAGGGTGATCGCCGTCAGGCCCGGCTTCACCGCCATGGGCGCGTTGCTCACGTTGATCTGGTCCTTCGCCACGCCCACCACGGTGCCCGTGAAGGCCTCGTTGTCCGGCGGGTAGCTCGGCCGCGAGGTCTCCTCGGAGCGGTTGCCGGCCGGCCCGTGCGAGATCGACGTTGCCCATGCCGGCATGGCCAGCCCCAGGAGAATCACGCCCACGGTCGCACGCATGGCCCACCTCCTCTCGAGAAGGTGCCGCGAGCGACGGAGCGCGCCAAGCCTTCACGGGCGAGCGTCCAGGCGATTGCTGCGGTCGCAGGGGAGGGGAGCGCCCAAAGCAGAACGCGCCGGACCCGGAGGTCGCGGCGCGCTCGCTGGCCAGCCGAAGGGTCGGCTAGCTGAGGCTCTGGCGAATCTCCTCGATCTCGTAGGCCTCGAGGATGTCGCCTTCCTTCACGTCGTTGAAGCCGTCGATGCCGATACCGCACTCGAGCGGGCTGGCCACCTCGCGCACGTCGTCCTTGATGCGCTTGAGGCTCTTCACCTTGCCGGTGAAAGCGACCTGGCCGCCGCGCAGCACGCGGAGCATGGCCGAGCGGGTGATCTTGCCCTCGGTCACGGCCGAGCCGGCGATGGTGCCCACCTTGGGGAGCACGATCGGCATCTTCACCAGCGCCTTGCCGATCGCCTTCTCGCGGCGGATCGGCTCGAGCAGGTCTTCCATGGCGAGCTTCACGTCGTCGACGGCCGCGTAGATGATGTCGAAGAGCTTCACCTTCACGCCGCGCTGAGCCGCGATGGCCTCGGCAGTCGCCTCGGGCTTCACGTTGAAGCCCACGATGATCGTGCTGCTGCCAGAGACACGCATCACGTCCGACTCGGTGATGCCGCCCACCGCCTTGTGGATGATGGTGTTCTTCACCTTCGGCGTGGAGAGCTTCTCCAAGGCGGCGGCCACGGCCTCGACGGAGCCCTGGGTGTCCGCCTTGACGATGATCTTCAGCTCCTTGGCCTCGCCCTTCTGCATCTTGGCGAAGAGGCCCTCGAGCGTGGCCTTGGCGGTGGTGCCGGCCATGGCCTTCTTGCGCGCCTCGGAGGCGCGGTGCTCAGCGATCTCGGTGGCCACCTTCTCGTCCTCGACGACGTCGAAGTCGTCGCCGGCCACGGGCACGCCGGAGAGGCCCAGCACCTCGACCGGATAGCCGGGTGTGACCTCTTCCACGTTGTCGCCGCGCTCGTTCATCATCGCGCGGATCTTGCCGCTCACCGTGCCGGACACGATGGCGTCGCCCAGCTTGAGCGTGCCGTCCTGCACGAGCACCGTGGCCACCGGGCCGCGGCCCTTGTCGAGCTTGGCCTCCACGATGGCGCCGTTGGCTCGGCGCGAGGGGTTGGCCTTGAGCTCCAACACTTCGGCCTGCAGGGCGATCATCTCCAGCAGCTGATCCAGGCCTTCCTTGGTGCGCGCCGACAGCGGAACCATGATGGTCTCGCCGCCGTACTCCTCGGGCACCAGGCCGTGCTCCATGAGCTGGTTCTTGACCTGCTGCGGGTTCGCGCCAGCCTTGTCCATCTTGTTGATGGCGACGATGACCGGCACCTCGGCGGTCTTCGCCTGGTTGATGCTCTCGATCGTCTGGGGCATCACGCCGTCGTCGGCGGCCACCACCAGCACCACGAGATCCGTCA is part of the Deltaproteobacteria bacterium genome and harbors:
- a CDS encoding D-glycerate dehydrogenase, producing the protein MPLVSPDGCEVFVSKPMPEGPLGELTSRFRVAVGHPERPTTADELALACRSARAVVAMLTDRIDAAFLGRATNLKIVSNFAVGVNNIDLEACRARGLWVTNTPDVLTDATADLTMALLLACARRLPQTEAELRANRWQGWAPLHGWALPYGKLAIIGLGRIGKAVAKRAQAFGIEVRHSSPDAKSGDAMGVQGMPLDELLAWADVVSVHCPLTAETQHLLDRTRLATMRPGAILLNTSRGPVVDEEAVAEALESGRLGAVGLDVFEREPVVHPRLLAAPNALLLPHVGSATEQARTAMASLAAGAVVDVLEGRGPKHPVVKPG
- a CDS encoding protein tyrosine phosphatase; the protein is MYADLHCHLLWGIDDGAKTPEESLEMARTLVKLGFDAVAPSPHARPEYPAAGPVAERRGELQALLERERVPLKLHPGAEHLFDEAFMQRAITPERRSINDNRYVLVEAPYVGSIPGLADLIFKLKLKGVTAVIAHPERCAQFETRGQAQEAARVGAVLQLDIGALTGRYGKTARKLALQFLAQGLYGIGATDLHSPVGAEDWVGRSLLELEREVGKQGVARMMDRNPHRILAGEELEQRE
- a CDS encoding flippase-like domain-containing protein; the protein is MSKFLKAAAGLLVSAFFVWLTLHKKSHEELVAIWDAIVSVPKGSLLLYLLCLLTVHLARTVRWGILVEPLDPDIGFKRLNAVSAVGFMLLITLPFRLGEVARPALLADKKKITISNSLASIVVERVVDGLTMTVLLLVTLLFVHSDSPELARVRLGGWAFFSAFGGGGLFLLFAAWKPKLATSIVHAVGDRISPKLTLKAVALIDAFITGLKAVPSTSKIVLFVVLTAFYWGLNGFGLYVLAHGFGLELSVLGAYTTLAVLTVGVMIPAGPGMAGIFQYFTELGLKLFLPLSVVAVAGSAFSNVVWGMQFGQQVVLGLIFMALGHISPSQALHAGDEPPPEVSAGVSPQ
- the hemF gene encoding oxygen-dependent coproporphyrinogen oxidase encodes the protein MIDRAAVEARIRALQDSICAALEKADGQGRFREDLWERPGGGGGRTRVMTDGAIFEKGGVNFSAVHGELPDSLASKMPPGPKQFFATGVSLVLHPKNPRIPTTHANFRYFERGETFWFGGGADLTPYYPVLEDAQHFHRTLKAACDVHDATYYPRFKAWCDEYFFLKHRSETRGVGGIFFDNLTGDRDALFRFVSDAGEAFIPAYLPIVERRKNDAYGERERNFQLQRRGRYVEFNLVYDRGTLFGLETQGRIESILMSLPPLVRWDYDARPQPGSEEARLLDFLKPRDWLNEK
- a CDS encoding ribbon-helix-helix domain-containing protein, which gives rise to MDEQEKPEVATHVLVPAEHAEKLRKLAARTRVNQSEYLREAVDDLLSKYAENDDTDAKVMP